One genomic segment of Bradyrhizobium prioriisuperbiae includes these proteins:
- the glmU gene encoding bifunctional UDP-N-acetylglucosamine diphosphorylase/glucosamine-1-phosphate N-acetyltransferase GlmU, whose amino-acid sequence MSGRTNLTIVLAAGEGTRMRSSLPKVLHPVAGQPLLRHVLAAAPGGEGSSLAVVVGPDHQAVADEVTRARPDAQTFVQTDRRGTAHAVLAARSAIAQGADDLLVVFGDTPLLSADTFARLRAPLKDGVALVVLGFRAADPTGYGRLVGEGGELVAIREQADASAEEKKITLCNAGIMAFDGRVALTILDKIGHANSKNEYYLTDAVAIARELGLKAAVIETGEDEVRGINTKAQLAEAEQVMQARLRKAALEAGVTMVAPETVYLAADTVFGKDVTVEPFVVFGPGVSIADGAVIHAFSHVVGASIGANASVGPYARLRPGTSLGEGARIGNFVETKAATIEAGAKANHLSYIGDSHVGAGANIGAGTITCNYDGFDKHRTEIGTGAFVGSNSSLVAPVKIGAGAYIGSGSVITRDVPDDALAVERNEQSLREGWAKRYRDTKLARKKKPKS is encoded by the coding sequence ATGAGCGGCAGGACCAATCTGACCATCGTGCTTGCGGCCGGCGAGGGCACGCGGATGCGCTCGTCGTTGCCGAAGGTGCTGCATCCGGTCGCCGGGCAGCCGTTGCTTCGCCACGTGCTTGCTGCCGCGCCAGGCGGTGAAGGTTCGTCGCTGGCTGTCGTGGTCGGCCCCGACCACCAGGCGGTGGCTGACGAGGTCACTCGCGCCAGGCCCGATGCTCAGACGTTCGTGCAGACTGATCGCCGCGGCACGGCCCATGCGGTGCTGGCCGCACGCTCTGCCATTGCACAGGGGGCGGACGATCTTCTGGTGGTGTTCGGTGATACGCCGCTATTGTCTGCCGACACTTTTGCCCGGTTGCGCGCGCCGCTGAAGGACGGCGTCGCGCTGGTCGTGCTCGGGTTCCGTGCTGCCGATCCGACCGGTTACGGCCGCCTTGTCGGGGAGGGCGGCGAACTCGTCGCCATCCGCGAGCAGGCCGATGCCAGCGCGGAAGAGAAAAAGATCACGCTGTGCAATGCCGGCATCATGGCATTCGACGGACGGGTGGCGCTGACCATTCTTGATAAGATCGGCCATGCAAACAGCAAGAACGAGTATTATCTGACCGATGCGGTGGCCATCGCTCGGGAACTCGGATTGAAGGCCGCCGTGATCGAAACCGGCGAGGACGAAGTGCGCGGCATCAACACCAAGGCCCAACTAGCCGAAGCCGAACAGGTAATGCAGGCGCGGCTGCGCAAGGCGGCGCTCGAGGCCGGCGTCACCATGGTTGCGCCGGAGACGGTCTATCTCGCAGCCGATACCGTGTTCGGCAAGGACGTGACGGTGGAGCCGTTCGTGGTGTTCGGCCCCGGCGTCAGTATCGCAGACGGAGCGGTGATCCATGCCTTCTCGCATGTGGTTGGTGCCTCGATTGGGGCCAACGCGTCGGTCGGGCCTTATGCCCGTTTGCGGCCCGGCACCTCGCTCGGCGAGGGGGCGCGGATCGGCAATTTCGTCGAGACCAAGGCTGCGACGATCGAGGCGGGCGCCAAGGCCAATCATCTGAGCTACATCGGCGACTCCCATGTCGGCGCGGGCGCCAATATCGGCGCCGGCACCATCACCTGCAATTATGATGGTTTCGACAAGCATCGCACCGAGATCGGTACCGGAGCCTTCGTCGGCTCGAACTCGTCACTGGTCGCGCCGGTCAAGATCGGCGCCGGGGCCTACATCGGATCGGGATCGGTGATCACGCGCGATGTGCCGGATGATGCGCTGGCGGTCGAGCGCAACGAGCAAAGCCTGCGGGAAGGTTGGGCCAAGCGGTATCGCGACACGAAGCTGGCGCGAAAGAAGAAGCCCAAATCTTGA
- the recG gene encoding ATP-dependent DNA helicase RecG: MRPERLNPLFALATSLAGVGPKQDKLLRYLLDRNETPRLVDLLLHLPASVIDRRARPKIRDVAVGTVVTLEVTVDRHRPSPPGRSRAPYLVYASDDTGDVVLTFFRAQPGYVEKLLPVGETRYVSGTAQMFDGTLQIVHPDRVVDEAGFAKLSLIEPVYPLTEGLALGSLRRAIAQALQKLPQLPEWIAADVLRRCSFPSFAEALNRVHIPKDLTDILPDAPFWSRLAYDELLAGQLALALVRAQLRRPAGARHAGGGHLRHKIIDALPYALTTSQQQAAAAIADDLTQPLRMLRLLQGDVGSGKTVVALLAAAAVAEVGKQSALMAPTEILARQHLKTIAPLAEQAGVRVAILTGREKGRERRDILARLADGEIDLLVGTHALIQDDVVYKALALAIVDEQHRFGVRERLALTDKGDAVDVLVLSATPIPRTLVLTYFGDMDISELREKPAGRQPIDTRAMPANRLSEVMDGIGRALKDGKRAYWICPLVEESENIDFLTDAEQRFASLQERFRDRVGLVHGKMKGADKDRVMGQFASGEISLLVATTVVEVGVDVPQATIMVIENAERFGLAQLHQLRGRIGRGSEASTCLLLYREPLGEMSKARLKVIRETTDGFQIAEEDLKLRGEGDVLGTRQSGLPGYRIARPEVHGQLIAQARNEALRILKDNPKLKGAEGEALRCLLYLFERDEAIPLLGAG; this comes from the coding sequence ATGCGCCCAGAACGTCTCAATCCGCTGTTCGCGCTGGCCACGAGCCTTGCGGGGGTCGGTCCGAAACAGGACAAGCTGCTGCGCTACCTGCTCGACCGCAACGAGACGCCTCGCCTGGTCGACCTGCTGCTGCATCTGCCGGCCAGCGTGATCGACCGCCGCGCCCGGCCCAAAATCAGGGATGTCGCCGTGGGAACCGTGGTGACGCTGGAGGTGACCGTCGACCGCCACCGCCCCTCGCCTCCTGGCCGCTCGCGGGCGCCCTATCTGGTCTATGCCAGCGACGACACCGGCGACGTGGTGCTGACGTTCTTCCGCGCGCAGCCGGGTTATGTGGAGAAGCTGCTGCCGGTCGGCGAAACGCGATATGTGTCCGGCACTGCGCAGATGTTCGATGGCACGCTGCAGATCGTGCATCCAGACCGCGTGGTTGACGAAGCCGGTTTCGCCAAGTTGTCGCTGATCGAGCCGGTGTATCCGCTAACCGAAGGTCTTGCTCTGGGGTCGCTACGCCGCGCGATCGCGCAGGCTTTGCAGAAATTGCCGCAACTGCCGGAGTGGATCGCGGCCGACGTGCTGCGCCGTTGCAGCTTTCCGTCTTTTGCCGAGGCCCTGAACCGGGTTCATATTCCGAAGGACCTGACCGACATTCTGCCGGACGCGCCGTTCTGGTCGCGCCTCGCCTATGACGAATTGCTGGCGGGGCAGCTTGCGCTGGCGCTGGTCCGGGCGCAGCTGCGCCGGCCGGCGGGTGCGCGCCATGCTGGCGGCGGCCATTTGCGCCACAAGATCATCGATGCGCTGCCCTACGCATTGACGACCTCGCAGCAGCAGGCCGCCGCCGCCATTGCTGATGACCTCACCCAACCGCTGCGGATGCTTCGGCTGCTGCAAGGCGACGTCGGCTCCGGCAAGACCGTGGTCGCCCTGCTCGCGGCTGCGGCCGTCGCGGAGGTCGGCAAGCAGTCGGCGCTGATGGCGCCGACCGAAATCCTGGCCCGCCAGCATCTGAAAACCATCGCGCCGCTGGCCGAACAGGCCGGCGTTCGCGTGGCGATCCTCACCGGACGGGAGAAAGGTCGGGAGCGCCGCGACATTCTCGCCCGTCTCGCCGACGGTGAGATCGATCTGCTGGTCGGCACCCACGCGTTGATTCAGGATGACGTTGTCTACAAGGCGCTGGCGCTGGCGATCGTCGACGAGCAGCACAGGTTCGGCGTGCGCGAACGGCTGGCGCTGACCGACAAGGGAGACGCCGTCGATGTCCTGGTGCTGAGCGCCACCCCAATCCCGCGCACCCTGGTCCTGACCTATTTCGGCGACATGGACATCTCGGAACTGCGCGAAAAACCTGCAGGCCGCCAGCCGATCGATACCCGTGCGATGCCGGCCAACCGGCTCAGCGAGGTGATGGATGGCATCGGCCGCGCGTTGAAGGACGGCAAGCGCGCCTACTGGATCTGCCCGCTGGTCGAGGAGTCCGAAAATATCGATTTCCTGACCGATGCCGAACAGCGGTTCGCCAGCCTGCAGGAGCGCTTCCGCGACCGCGTTGGCCTTGTGCACGGCAAGATGAAAGGCGCGGACAAGGACCGCGTCATGGGCCAGTTTGCATCAGGCGAGATCAGCCTGTTGGTCGCAACCACCGTGGTCGAAGTCGGCGTCGATGTGCCGCAAGCTACCATCATGGTGATCGAGAACGCGGAACGCTTCGGCCTCGCCCAACTTCATCAGTTGCGCGGCCGCATCGGCCGCGGCTCGGAAGCCTCCACCTGCCTGCTGCTCTACCGTGAACCCTTGGGCGAAATGTCGAAGGCACGACTAAAGGTCATTCGCGAGACCACCGACGGCTTCCAGATCGCGGAAGAAGACCTCAAACTGCGTGGCGAAGGCGACGTGCTCGGCACCCGGCAAAGCGGCCTGCCCGGCTACCGGATCGCGCGCCCGGAGGTGCACGGCCAACTGATCGCCCAAGCCCGCAACGAGGCGCTGCGCATCCTCAAGGACAACCCGAAGCTGAAAGGCGCAGAAGGCGAAGCCCTGCGCTGTCTGCTCTATCTGTTCGAACGCGATGAAGCGATCCCGCTGCTCGGCGCGGGGTAA
- a CDS encoding DUF502 domain-containing protein gives MTSQDKPPVLPSGDLPPLAPPPEVPRGFMARVRNYFLTGLIVAGPVAITAYLTWWFVTWVDGIVRPFIPTDYRPETYLPWGIPGSGLVVAFLALTILGFFTHNLIGRTLVDLGERLLGRMPVVRAIYRGLKQVFETLFSGNGSSFRKVGLVEFPSPGMWSIVLISQTPGGDVAKKLPGQQEYISVFLPCAPNPTTGFFFYVLKASVIEIDMSAEDAATLIMSAGVVQPGGDPDKKVVALADMASAARAARDEAAAKPAPKVAAPTN, from the coding sequence ATGACCTCACAAGACAAGCCGCCGGTTCTGCCGTCGGGTGATCTGCCTCCTCTTGCTCCGCCCCCCGAGGTTCCGCGTGGCTTTATGGCGCGGGTCAGGAACTATTTCCTGACCGGATTGATCGTTGCCGGCCCGGTCGCGATCACAGCCTATCTGACCTGGTGGTTCGTCACATGGGTCGACGGCATCGTCCGTCCGTTCATTCCGACGGACTACCGGCCGGAAACCTATCTGCCGTGGGGCATTCCCGGCTCAGGCTTGGTCGTTGCTTTCCTGGCGCTGACCATCCTCGGTTTCTTCACGCACAATTTGATCGGCCGCACGCTGGTCGATCTCGGCGAACGGCTGCTCGGCCGCATGCCGGTGGTGCGCGCGATTTATCGCGGCCTCAAGCAGGTGTTCGAGACGCTGTTTTCCGGCAACGGATCAAGCTTCCGTAAAGTGGGCCTGGTGGAGTTTCCGTCGCCGGGCATGTGGTCGATCGTGCTGATCTCGCAGACGCCTGGCGGCGACGTGGCGAAAAAGCTTCCCGGACAGCAGGAATATATTTCCGTCTTCCTGCCGTGCGCGCCGAACCCGACCACCGGTTTCTTTTTCTACGTGCTGAAGGCCAGCGTGATCGAGATCGACATGAGCGCCGAGGATGCCGCGACCTTGATCATGTCGGCCGGCGTGGTGCAGCCCGGCGGTGATCCCGACAAGAAGGTGGTTGCGCTTGCCGATATGGCCAGCGCCGCGCGCGCAGCCCGTGATGAGGCCGCCGCGAAGCCGGCCCCGAAAGTGGCGGCGCCGACGAATTAA
- the mfd gene encoding transcription-repair coupling factor yields MNKPSASRSPAERLAAGKQLTLANVAEGAEGLITSDLARAVAARPKPPAVSLAVVCRDGPRMAQLARALEFFAPDLAVMQFPAWDCQPYDRVSPHGGVVAQRVTTLARLSRLKGSDKPLIVLTTVNAILQRVPPREVIAAQALSVAPGHAVPMESIVAWLEHNGYNRSSTVRESGEYAVRGGILDLFPAGLDQPVRFDFFGDTLESIRTFDAETQRTLLDMRALDLVPVSEFQLVTETIRRFRMGYVAAFGAPTRDDLLYEAVSEGRRHPGMEHWLPLFQERMDTLFDYLGNSPVVIEPQAEDSAQERIKQINDYYDARREVLEHPGGGGAVYKPLPPDRLYLTEREWSKYLGEVALARFTPFAVPDDGDSVIDAGLRQGRNFAPERADTAVNVFEAVVAHINSLQAARKKVVVALWTEGSRERMTNMLRDHKLLNLTSVNSWRTVQATPRNETTLAVVGLEAGFETDTIAVITEQDILGDRLVRPRRAGRKLENFISEVTSLSTGDLVVHVEHGIGRFIGLQTLDVAGAPHDCLELRYANETKLFLPVENIELLSRYGSEQTDVELDRLGGSGWQNRKAKLKNRIREIAGDLIKIAAERFLHEAPKYPIQQGTYDEFCARFPYEETEDQLTAIQSTLHDLEIGRPMDRLVCGDVGFGKTEVALRAAFAVALEGRQVAVVVPTTLLARQHARNFTERFRGFPVNVAQASRLVSTKDLNLVKKGLTDGSVDIVVGTHALLGKTIKFKDLGLVIVDEEQHFGVSHKEKLKQLRSEVHVLTLSATPIPRTLQLALTGVRDLSIIASPPVDRLAVRTFVAPFDPLMVREALLRERYRGGQAFYVCPRIDDLAEAKDFLDKHVPEMKVAVAHGQMPPTVIEDIMSAFYDGKYDVLLSTTIVESGLDIPSANTLIVHRADMFGLAQLYQLRGRVGRSKLRAYALFTLPAQQKITPQAERRLKVLQSLENLGAGFQLASHDLDIRGSGNLLGEEQSGHIKEVGFELYQSLLEEAITSLKAGITEPVADRWSPQITLGMPVLIPDDYVKDLSVRLSLYRRLADLDTEDEIADFGAELRDRFGPLPDEVRHLFKVVAIKAYCRRANIEKVDAGPKGAVIAFRDNSFAQPDRLVAFIRTHGAAAKVRPDMKVVFLQDWETPDERVEGTTIILQQLAALAEAKKAA; encoded by the coding sequence ATGAACAAGCCGTCTGCGTCGCGCTCTCCCGCTGAGCGGCTTGCTGCGGGCAAGCAGCTTACTCTCGCCAATGTGGCTGAGGGTGCCGAGGGCCTGATCACGTCCGATCTGGCGCGCGCCGTCGCCGCGCGGCCGAAGCCGCCGGCCGTCAGTCTCGCCGTGGTCTGCCGCGACGGCCCGCGCATGGCGCAGCTTGCCCGCGCACTGGAGTTTTTTGCGCCGGATCTGGCCGTGATGCAGTTCCCGGCCTGGGACTGCCAGCCCTATGACCGGGTATCGCCCCATGGCGGGGTGGTCGCGCAACGTGTCACCACACTGGCGCGGCTGTCACGCCTGAAGGGCAGCGACAAGCCGCTGATCGTGCTGACCACGGTCAATGCCATCCTGCAGCGGGTGCCACCGCGCGAGGTGATCGCGGCGCAGGCGCTGTCGGTCGCGCCGGGACACGCGGTGCCGATGGAATCGATCGTCGCCTGGCTTGAACACAACGGCTACAACCGCTCGTCCACCGTGCGCGAATCCGGCGAATACGCCGTGCGCGGCGGCATCCTGGATCTGTTTCCCGCCGGCCTCGACCAGCCGGTGCGGTTCGACTTCTTCGGCGACACACTGGAATCGATCCGCACCTTCGATGCGGAAACCCAGCGCACGCTGCTGGACATGCGCGCACTCGACCTGGTGCCGGTGTCGGAATTCCAGTTGGTCACTGAAACCATCCGCCGCTTTCGCATGGGTTATGTCGCGGCCTTTGGCGCGCCGACCCGCGACGATCTGCTTTACGAAGCGGTCAGTGAAGGCCGTCGGCATCCCGGCATGGAGCACTGGCTGCCGCTGTTCCAGGAGCGGATGGACACGCTGTTCGATTATCTCGGCAATTCGCCCGTCGTCATCGAGCCGCAAGCCGAAGATTCCGCGCAGGAGCGCATCAAGCAGATCAACGACTATTACGACGCCCGCCGCGAGGTGCTCGAACATCCCGGCGGCGGAGGCGCCGTCTACAAGCCGCTGCCGCCGGACCGGCTGTATCTGACCGAGCGCGAATGGAGCAAGTATCTCGGCGAGGTGGCGCTGGCGCGCTTCACGCCGTTCGCGGTGCCCGACGACGGCGACAGCGTCATCGATGCCGGATTGCGCCAGGGGCGCAATTTCGCGCCGGAACGGGCTGACACGGCGGTCAACGTGTTCGAAGCCGTGGTGGCCCACATCAACAGCCTGCAGGCCGCGCGCAAGAAGGTGGTCGTCGCGCTGTGGACCGAGGGCTCGCGCGAGCGCATGACCAACATGCTGCGCGACCACAAGCTGCTCAATCTGACCAGTGTCAACAGTTGGCGCACGGTGCAAGCGACCCCGCGCAACGAGACCACGCTGGCCGTGGTCGGCCTCGAGGCCGGTTTCGAAACCGACACCATCGCCGTCATTACCGAGCAGGATATTTTGGGCGACCGGCTGGTGCGGCCGCGCCGCGCCGGCCGCAAGCTGGAAAACTTCATCTCTGAGGTTACCAGCCTGTCGACCGGCGATCTTGTGGTCCATGTCGAACACGGCATCGGCCGTTTCATCGGCTTGCAGACTCTGGATGTCGCCGGCGCGCCGCACGACTGCCTCGAACTGCGTTACGCCAACGAGACCAAGCTGTTTCTGCCGGTGGAAAACATCGAGCTGCTGTCGCGCTACGGCTCGGAGCAGACCGATGTTGAGCTCGACCGTCTCGGCGGCAGCGGCTGGCAGAACCGCAAGGCCAAGCTCAAGAACCGTATCCGTGAGATCGCCGGCGATTTGATCAAGATCGCCGCCGAGCGTTTCCTGCACGAAGCGCCAAAATATCCGATCCAGCAGGGCACCTACGACGAGTTCTGCGCGCGCTTTCCCTATGAGGAAACCGAGGACCAGCTCACCGCGATCCAGTCGACGCTGCACGATCTCGAGATCGGCCGTCCGATGGACCGGCTGGTCTGCGGTGACGTCGGCTTCGGCAAGACTGAAGTGGCGCTGCGCGCCGCGTTTGCGGTTGCTCTCGAGGGCAGGCAGGTAGCGGTCGTGGTGCCGACCACGCTGCTGGCGCGCCAGCACGCCAGGAACTTCACCGAACGGTTTCGCGGCTTCCCGGTCAATGTGGCGCAAGCCTCGCGCCTGGTCAGCACCAAAGACCTCAATCTGGTCAAGAAGGGCCTCACCGACGGCTCGGTCGATATCGTGGTCGGCACCCACGCGCTGCTCGGCAAGACCATCAAGTTCAAGGACCTTGGCCTTGTGATCGTCGACGAGGAACAGCACTTCGGCGTCAGTCACAAGGAAAAGCTCAAGCAGCTGCGCTCCGAGGTGCATGTGCTCACGTTGAGCGCCACGCCGATCCCGCGCACGCTGCAACTGGCGCTGACCGGGGTCCGTGACCTTTCCATCATCGCCTCGCCACCGGTCGATCGGCTGGCTGTGCGCACCTTCGTGGCGCCGTTCGATCCGCTGATGGTCCGCGAAGCGTTGCTGCGCGAACGTTATCGCGGCGGCCAGGCGTTCTATGTCTGCCCGCGCATCGACGATCTCGCCGAAGCCAAGGATTTCCTCGACAAGCATGTCCCGGAAATGAAAGTCGCGGTCGCCCACGGGCAAATGCCGCCGACCGTGATCGAAGACATCATGTCGGCGTTCTATGACGGCAAATACGATGTGCTGCTGTCGACGACGATCGTGGAATCCGGTCTCGACATCCCGTCAGCCAATACCCTGATCGTACATCGCGCCGACATGTTTGGGCTGGCGCAGCTCTATCAGCTGCGCGGACGTGTCGGGCGCTCGAAGCTGCGCGCCTACGCGTTGTTCACGCTGCCGGCGCAGCAGAAGATCACGCCGCAGGCCGAGCGCCGGCTGAAGGTGCTGCAATCGCTGGAAAACCTCGGCGCCGGCTTCCAGCTGGCGTCGCACGACCTCGACATCCGAGGCTCCGGCAATCTGCTCGGCGAAGAGCAATCCGGCCACATCAAGGAGGTCGGTTTCGAGCTTTACCAGTCGCTGCTGGAGGAGGCGATCACCAGCCTGAAGGCCGGCATCACCGAGCCGGTCGCCGACCGCTGGTCGCCGCAGATCACCCTCGGCATGCCGGTGCTGATCCCGGACGATTATGTGAAGGACCTGTCGGTGCGGCTGTCGCTGTACCGCCGGCTGGCGGATCTCGATACCGAGGACGAGATCGCCGATTTCGGCGCCGAGCTGCGCGATCGCTTCGGACCGTTGCCCGACGAAGTGCGCCATCTGTTCAAGGTGGTCGCCATCAAGGCCTATTGCCGCCGCGCCAATATCGAGAAGGTCGATGCCGGTCCGAAGGGCGCCGTGATCGCGTTCCGCGACAATTCGTTTGCCCAGCCGGATCGGCTGGTCGCCTTCATCCGCACTCATGGCGCGGCCGCCAAGGTGCGCCCCGACATGAAAGTGGTGTTCTTGCAGGATTGGGAGACACCGGACGAGCGGGTCGAAGGAACCACCATCATCCTGCAGCAGCTTGCGGCGCTGGCGGAGGCGAAGAAAGCGGCCTGA
- a CDS encoding succinate dehydrogenase assembly factor 2, with the protein MTGTTRSSDGLEDRRKRLLYRCWHRGTREMDLILGRFADAHINDLSEAELDELERLGELPDPDLYAALSGAGELPAEFAGGIFLRIKGFRATDSDA; encoded by the coding sequence ATGACGGGAACGACACGATCAAGCGACGGCCTTGAGGACCGCCGCAAGCGGCTCTTGTACCGCTGCTGGCATCGCGGCACGCGCGAGATGGACCTGATCCTGGGTCGTTTTGCCGACGCCCATATCAACGACCTGTCCGAAGCCGAACTCGACGAGCTGGAGCGGCTTGGGGAATTGCCGGATCCTGACCTCTATGCGGCGTTGAGCGGCGCGGGCGAACTGCCCGCCGAATTCGCCGGGGGCATTTTCCTGCGCATCAAAGGGTTCCGTGCCACGGACTCCGACGCATGA
- the glmS gene encoding glutamine--fructose-6-phosphate transaminase (isomerizing), translating to MCGIVGILGRGPVAELLVDSLKRLEYRGYDSAGVATLEGTQLERRRAEGKLKNLEARLKTSPLQGHIGIGHTRWATHGKPTENNAHPHATENVAVVHNGIIENFRELRQMLEKQGAIFATDTDTEVAVHLVNSYLTKGLTPEDAVKASLPQLRGAFALGFVFKGHDNLMIGARKGAPLAIGFGDGEMYLGSDAIALAPLTDTISYLEDGDWVVLTRDSSVIRNEQNGIVRREVLKSGASSFLVDKANYRHFMAKEIHEQPEVVGHTLARYIDMAAERIALPLQLPFDFRDIQHISITACGTASYAGSIARYWFERLSRLPVEVDVASEFRYREAPLRKGDLAIFISQSGETADTLAALRYAKEQGLHTLSVVNVTTSTIARESETVLPTLAGPEIGVASTKAFTCQLTVLAALAIAAGKARGILSDTDEAKLVHGLIEVPRLMAAALATEPQVEKLARDIAKSKDVLYLGRGTSYPLALEGALKLKEISYIHAEGYAAGELKHGPIALIDEQMPVVVIAPYDRVFEKTVSNMQEVAARGGRIILMTDAKGAAEATVDSLVTITLPDMPATVTPLVYAIPVQLLAYHTAVIMGTDVDQPRNLAKSVTVE from the coding sequence ATGTGCGGCATTGTCGGAATTCTGGGGCGTGGTCCGGTTGCGGAGCTGCTGGTCGATTCGTTGAAACGGCTGGAGTACCGCGGCTACGATTCCGCTGGTGTCGCGACGCTGGAAGGCACGCAGCTCGAGCGGCGCCGCGCCGAAGGCAAGCTCAAAAATCTCGAAGCCAGGCTGAAGACCTCGCCGCTGCAAGGGCATATCGGCATCGGCCATACCCGATGGGCGACCCACGGCAAGCCGACCGAGAACAACGCGCATCCACACGCAACCGAGAATGTTGCTGTCGTTCACAACGGCATCATCGAGAATTTTCGCGAACTGCGCCAGATGCTGGAAAAGCAGGGCGCCATATTCGCGACCGACACCGACACTGAAGTGGCGGTGCATCTGGTCAATTCGTATCTCACCAAAGGACTGACGCCCGAGGACGCCGTGAAAGCCTCGCTGCCGCAGCTGCGCGGCGCATTCGCGCTCGGCTTTGTCTTCAAGGGCCATGACAACCTGATGATCGGGGCGCGCAAGGGCGCGCCGCTGGCGATCGGTTTCGGCGACGGCGAGATGTATCTGGGATCCGACGCCATCGCGCTGGCGCCGCTGACCGACACGATCAGCTATCTGGAGGATGGCGACTGGGTGGTGCTGACGCGCGACTCGTCGGTGATCCGCAACGAGCAGAACGGCATCGTGCGCCGCGAGGTGCTGAAATCGGGGGCCTCGAGTTTCCTGGTCGACAAGGCCAACTACCGCCACTTCATGGCGAAGGAAATCCACGAGCAACCCGAAGTCGTCGGGCATACGCTGGCGCGCTATATCGATATGGCTGCCGAACGCATCGCACTGCCGCTGCAGTTGCCGTTTGATTTCCGCGACATCCAGCACATCTCGATCACCGCGTGCGGTACGGCGAGTTATGCCGGATCGATCGCGCGCTATTGGTTCGAGCGACTGTCGCGGCTGCCGGTGGAAGTCGATGTCGCGTCCGAGTTCCGCTATCGCGAAGCTCCTTTGCGCAAGGGGGATCTTGCGATCTTCATTTCGCAGTCCGGCGAGACCGCCGATACGCTGGCCGCGCTGCGCTACGCGAAGGAGCAGGGGCTTCATACGCTGTCCGTGGTCAATGTGACGACCTCGACCATCGCGCGCGAAAGCGAGACCGTGTTGCCGACCCTGGCTGGCCCCGAAATCGGCGTCGCCTCCACCAAGGCGTTTACCTGCCAGCTCACAGTGCTGGCTGCGCTAGCGATTGCTGCGGGCAAGGCTCGCGGCATTCTCTCCGACACCGACGAAGCCAAGCTCGTTCATGGCCTCATCGAAGTGCCGCGCCTGATGGCGGCGGCGTTGGCCACTGAACCGCAGGTCGAGAAGCTCGCGCGCGACATCGCCAAGAGCAAGGACGTGCTCTATCTGGGGCGCGGCACCAGCTATCCTCTCGCACTTGAGGGTGCGCTGAAGCTGAAAGAAATTTCATATATCCACGCCGAAGGTTATGCCGCCGGGGAGCTGAAGCACGGCCCGATCGCGCTGATCGACGAGCAGATGCCGGTGGTGGTGATCGCGCCGTACGACCGGGTGTTCGAGAAGACCGTATCGAACATGCAGGAGGTTGCGGCTCGTGGCGGGCGGATCATTCTGATGACCGATGCGAAGGGAGCCGCTGAGGCAACTGTCGACTCCCTGGTCACCATTACGCTTCCCGACATGCCGGCGACCGTGACGCCTCTGGTTTACGCCATTCCGGTGCAATTGCTCGCCTATCACACCGCCGTCATCATGGGCACCGATGTCGACCAGCCGCGCAATCTCGCGAAATCCGTCACGGTCGAGTAA